From the Brevibacillus choshinensis genome, one window contains:
- a CDS encoding sugar phosphate isomerase/epimerase family protein: MIDQLEKTASIGIVLPKLFPFSQSQPEQMISSLLTILEDPFFTAVEVSYIADKETRELARKYMQYSCVEIIFNGGDAFRELQIDLSSLDPVVRNKSIIQCQMLIDHCYEMNAKIMHIVTGKFEGEENKQQNINAFIASTMELCKYAKDKADTYELCISLEIGDRHVDRKYLLGPTHEAVHVARMIRSEYNNFGLLLDQSHLPIMGEDPHKSLWLAKDYLTHIHIGNSYLKDRQASYFGDKHIPFGVKDSEVGVNELTAFITTLNDIDFFKSPKPTRKPVMTFEVGRLENESPKLVIANVKRTFFEAWANA, encoded by the coding sequence ATGATCGATCAACTGGAAAAAACGGCAAGCATAGGCATTGTCTTGCCTAAGCTGTTTCCTTTTTCGCAAAGCCAGCCTGAACAGATGATTTCGAGTCTATTAACAATTCTGGAAGACCCCTTTTTTACGGCAGTGGAAGTCTCTTATATCGCGGATAAAGAGACAAGGGAGCTTGCCAGGAAGTATATGCAGTACAGTTGTGTCGAGATCATTTTCAATGGCGGAGATGCCTTTCGAGAATTACAGATTGATTTAAGTTCTTTGGATCCGGTTGTTAGAAACAAGTCTATCATTCAATGCCAAATGCTGATTGACCATTGCTATGAAATGAATGCGAAAATCATGCATATCGTGACAGGTAAATTTGAAGGCGAAGAAAACAAACAGCAAAATATCAACGCGTTTATTGCTTCGACCATGGAGCTATGCAAGTATGCAAAAGATAAAGCGGATACGTATGAGCTGTGCATTTCATTGGAAATCGGGGATCGTCATGTTGACCGCAAATATTTGCTGGGCCCTACCCATGAGGCGGTACATGTAGCCAGAATGATCCGAAGCGAATATAACAATTTTGGTCTCTTGCTGGATCAAAGCCACCTTCCGATTATGGGAGAAGACCCACACAAATCATTATGGCTGGCCAAAGACTATTTGACGCACATTCATATCGGGAATAGTTACTTGAAAGATAGACAAGCTAGCTACTTCGGGGATAAGCACATTCCGTTTGGCGTCAAAGACTCGGAGGTGGGCGTGAATGAGCTGACAGCGTTCATCACAACGTTGAATGACATTGATTTTTTCAAGAGCCCAAAACCAACAAGAAAGCCAGTAATGACCTTTGAGGTTGGGCGGCTAGAGAATGAATCACCCAAGCTGGTTATTGCAAATGTAAAGCGTACTTTCTTTGAAGCTTGGGCAAATGCATAA
- a CDS encoding NAD(P)-dependent oxidoreductase, whose product MNVLITGYFNDYSKQRVTQSFPEDWNVQIVEPQQIEEFISEADVLIPEHIEVNEALLNKAKNLKFVQTGAGFDNVDIEACTKKNIWVSNAAGVNANAVAEHIMALILGYYKNISFLDQSMKNREDETKLEYAGGELLGKTIGTIGFGAIGSRVAELAKAFKMKVLAYDTNKNIQSNDVEMVDLDTLVKNADVITINIFLNESTRNLVNKAFLSKMKRNALLVNTARGPIVCEDDLIEALKNNVIGGACLDVFTVEPLQLDSELRTLKNVVLTPHTAGMPDGTKFHEVRYRFFVQNILRIQSNETPQNNLNQIK is encoded by the coding sequence ATGAATGTATTAATTACAGGATATTTTAACGATTATTCGAAACAACGAGTGACGCAATCATTTCCGGAGGACTGGAATGTTCAAATCGTTGAACCTCAGCAAATCGAAGAATTCATCAGTGAAGCGGATGTGTTAATTCCAGAGCATATCGAAGTAAACGAAGCCTTGTTGAATAAAGCGAAGAACTTAAAATTTGTTCAGACGGGTGCCGGCTTTGATAATGTAGATATTGAAGCGTGTACCAAGAAAAACATTTGGGTGAGCAATGCGGCTGGAGTAAATGCCAACGCAGTAGCTGAGCATATTATGGCGTTGATTCTTGGCTACTACAAGAACATCTCTTTTCTGGATCAAAGCATGAAGAATCGAGAAGATGAAACGAAACTGGAGTACGCCGGGGGCGAGTTGCTCGGAAAAACAATCGGTACAATCGGCTTTGGCGCGATAGGCTCCAGAGTAGCGGAGCTGGCAAAAGCCTTTAAGATGAAAGTGCTGGCGTATGACACAAATAAAAATATTCAAAGTAATGACGTTGAAATGGTTGATTTGGATACATTGGTGAAAAATGCTGACGTTATTACCATCAATATTTTTCTTAACGAGTCTACCAGAAATTTAGTCAATAAAGCATTTTTAAGTAAAATGAAAAGAAATGCGTTACTTGTGAATACAGCAAGAGGACCTATTGTATGTGAAGACGATTTGATAGAAGCTCTAAAGAATAATGTCATTGGCGGAGCTTGCCTTGATGTATTCACTGTGGAGCCTTTACAATTGGACAGTGAACTAAGAACTTTGAAAAACGTTGTCTTAACCCCTCATACAGCGGGTATGCCTGATGGAACAAAATTTCATGAAGTGAGGTATCGTTTCTTTGTTCAAAATATATTACGAATACAGAGTAATGAAACGCCACAAAACAATTTAAATCAAATAAAGTAA
- a CDS encoding TetR/AcrR family transcriptional regulator, with amino-acid sequence MSDLARRVGVSTKTLYAVFTSKEELITRIIQESIRELREREDLILHDKELDLIEKLRQLLGLLPNGFAGTNLRVWYELKRYYPMQWKLVEDFYQQEWEHVGLILDEGILAGIFRRIQLPILIQMYTGCLEQLVDQQALGKNSMTMGEALNAMIDILLGGVVRQETE; translated from the coding sequence ATGTCTGATTTGGCCCGGCGCGTGGGAGTGAGCACCAAAACCTTGTATGCGGTCTTTACATCCAAAGAAGAACTGATTACCCGAATCATTCAGGAGAGCATTCGGGAATTACGAGAGAGAGAGGATCTGATCCTGCACGACAAGGAACTGGATCTGATTGAAAAATTGAGGCAGCTGCTCGGTCTGCTGCCGAATGGGTTTGCCGGCACCAATCTGCGTGTCTGGTACGAGTTGAAGCGGTATTATCCCATGCAGTGGAAATTGGTAGAGGATTTCTATCAGCAGGAGTGGGAGCACGTCGGATTGATTCTGGATGAAGGCATACTTGCGGGGATATTCCGCAGGATTCAGCTTCCCATTTTGATTCAGATGTATACGGGATGCCTCGAACAGCTCGTCGATCAGCAGGCGCTGGGTAAAAATAGCATGACGATGGGCGAGGCCTTGAATGCCATGATTGATATCTTGCTGGGCGGCGTGGTGCGCCAAGAAACGGAATAG
- a CDS encoding DMT family transporter, which produces MSWVYLLLAIGLEVAGTTSMKMSEGMTKPIPSVLMFVFYVMCFSSLSLALKEMEVGTAYAIWSGLGTAAIAVIGVYFFNDLFTVKKGIAIALIISGCVLLNLGDGAHGEMPSKGTSDAGMAVKELRS; this is translated from the coding sequence ATGAGTTGGGTCTATCTTCTTCTGGCGATTGGGCTGGAAGTGGCAGGAACTACATCGATGAAGATGTCCGAGGGGATGACAAAGCCAATCCCGTCTGTACTGATGTTTGTATTTTACGTCATGTGCTTTTCTTCGCTAAGCCTGGCCCTCAAGGAAATGGAGGTAGGGACTGCCTATGCGATCTGGTCGGGATTGGGTACAGCCGCCATTGCCGTGATCGGTGTGTACTTTTTCAACGATCTGTTTACCGTGAAAAAAGGGATCGCCATCGCGCTGATCATCTCCGGATGCGTGCTCTTGAATCTGGGTGACGGAGCGCACGGTGAAATGCCTTCAAAAGGAACGAGTGATGCAGGAATGGCAGTCAAGGAGCTGCGTTCATGA
- a CDS encoding winged helix-turn-helix transcriptional regulator, whose protein sequence is MKKKKYNISVEATLEVIGGKWKCVILCHLTHGEKRTSELKRLMPGITQKMLTQQLRELEDDGIINRIVYNQVPPKVVYELSEYGWSLKGILDTLCAWGEQHIIRVYGDTADMLEDSILNQKN, encoded by the coding sequence ATGAAGAAAAAGAAATACAACATCTCTGTAGAAGCCACACTAGAAGTAATCGGCGGAAAGTGGAAATGCGTGATACTCTGCCATCTTACACATGGCGAAAAACGCACGAGTGAACTCAAGCGGCTAATGCCTGGCATTACCCAGAAAATGCTGACTCAACAGCTGCGGGAATTGGAGGATGACGGGATCATTAACCGGATTGTCTACAACCAAGTCCCGCCAAAGGTCGTATACGAGCTGAGTGAATACGGCTGGAGCCTGAAAGGGATACTCGATACTCTCTGTGCATGGGGGGAACAGCATATCATTCGTGTGTATGGGGATACTGCAGATATGCTGGAGGATAGCATTTTAAATCAAAAGAACTGA
- a CDS encoding MFS transporter, producing MEGTKRSTLALLALAISAFAIGTTEFISVGLLPLISQDLQIPVTTAGLTVTLYALGVTIGAPVLTSLTSRVPRKMLLFWIMVIFIAGNSIAASATTISMLLVGRVVSALAHGVFMSIGSTIAADLVTEDRRASAISLMFTGLTVATVTGVPMGTYLGQLLGWRTAFVAIVVIGIIALIANLILVPSNLRKGVKTTFGDQIKLVTNSRLLLMFIITALGYGGTFVVFTYLSPLLTDITGFSASTVAIILVAYGIAIAIGNVIGGKLANKNPLAALFRMFSIQAIVLFIMFVTVPFKLAGLITIFFMGILAFMNVPGLQVYVVILAERFVPSAKDVASAINIAAFNAGIAIGAYLGGIITDSIGLIHTTWVGGIMVLGAVILTGLSRVLESKDGNSRVGKNNQEVVCS from the coding sequence ATGGAAGGAACAAAGCGAAGCACGTTGGCATTACTCGCCCTGGCTATTAGTGCTTTCGCCATCGGCACGACGGAATTTATTAGCGTAGGATTGTTGCCGCTGATTTCGCAAGACTTGCAAATCCCGGTCACGACAGCAGGACTGACCGTTACCTTATATGCGTTGGGTGTTACGATTGGAGCACCTGTGCTCACTTCATTGACGTCGAGAGTTCCACGGAAAATGCTGCTATTCTGGATTATGGTTATTTTCATAGCAGGGAACAGCATTGCCGCCAGTGCGACTACAATTAGTATGTTGCTGGTCGGAAGGGTCGTCTCCGCATTGGCTCATGGTGTGTTCATGTCCATCGGATCAACCATTGCCGCGGATCTCGTGACGGAGGACCGCAGAGCGAGCGCGATTTCCCTCATGTTTACTGGTCTAACTGTCGCGACTGTCACAGGAGTACCGATGGGAACGTATTTGGGACAACTGTTGGGGTGGCGTACAGCATTTGTAGCGATTGTGGTGATCGGTATCATTGCGCTGATCGCCAATCTGATTCTGGTGCCGTCTAACCTGCGAAAAGGAGTCAAAACGACGTTTGGCGATCAGATCAAGCTGGTTACGAACAGCAGATTGCTCTTGATGTTTATCATTACGGCACTGGGCTATGGCGGGACATTTGTTGTCTTCACCTACTTGTCTCCGTTACTGACAGACATTACCGGGTTTTCAGCAAGTACAGTAGCGATCATCTTGGTAGCCTACGGGATTGCCATTGCCATTGGCAACGTGATCGGCGGAAAGCTGGCTAATAAAAATCCGTTGGCTGCCTTGTTTCGTATGTTTAGCATTCAAGCGATTGTTCTGTTTATCATGTTTGTCACCGTACCGTTCAAGCTCGCCGGTCTGATCACGATCTTTTTCATGGGGATTTTGGCGTTCATGAATGTTCCAGGACTGCAAGTGTACGTGGTCATACTGGCAGAGCGATTTGTTCCGAGTGCAAAGGACGTGGCTTCTGCTATTAACATCGCTGCATTCAATGCAGGTATTGCAATCGGGGCTTACTTGGGTGGGATCATTACGGATTCGATTGGCCTCATCCACACGACGTGGGTCGGGGGAATCATGGTGCTTGGTGCCGTTATATTAACTGGCTTGAGTCGAGTATTAGAAAGCAAAGATGGAAATTCTAGGGTAGGGAAAAACAATCAGGAGGTAGTATGTTCATGA
- a CDS encoding aldo/keto reductase, producing MTKHLQDTTTLYNGVKMPWLGLGVFKVEEGPELVEAVRTAIRHGYRSIDTAAIYGNEEGVGEGIRLGMKDAGITREDLFVTSKVWNADLGYESTLAAYETSLKKLGLDYLDLYLIHWPVEGKYKEAWRALETIYKEGRVKVIGVSNFHVHHLQDLMKDAEMKPMVDQIEYHPRLTQKELQAFCREQNIQMEAWSPLMQGQLLDHPVLKDIADRHQKSIAQVIVRWDLQNGVVTIPKSTKEHRIVENADVFNFELSSEDMAKIDALNEGVRVGPDPDNFDF from the coding sequence ATGACAAAACATCTGCAAGATACAACAACCCTTTATAACGGTGTTAAAATGCCTTGGTTAGGTCTCGGCGTATTTAAAGTGGAAGAAGGACCTGAGCTGGTCGAAGCGGTACGCACGGCTATCCGACATGGTTATCGCAGTATCGATACTGCTGCGATCTACGGCAATGAGGAAGGTGTTGGCGAAGGAATCCGTCTGGGGATGAAAGATGCGGGCATCACGAGAGAAGATCTGTTCGTCACCTCGAAAGTATGGAATGCAGACCTCGGATACGAGTCCACGCTGGCAGCCTATGAAACGAGTCTGAAAAAGCTTGGCTTGGACTACCTCGATCTGTACCTGATTCACTGGCCAGTCGAAGGCAAGTATAAAGAGGCTTGGCGCGCTTTGGAGACGATCTACAAAGAAGGAAGGGTAAAAGTGATCGGGGTCTCCAACTTCCACGTGCATCATCTGCAAGATCTCATGAAAGATGCGGAAATGAAGCCGATGGTCGATCAGATCGAGTACCACCCGCGCCTGACTCAAAAAGAACTTCAGGCCTTTTGCCGGGAGCAAAACATTCAGATGGAAGCATGGTCTCCACTGATGCAAGGACAACTGCTCGATCATCCCGTTCTCAAAGACATTGCGGATCGCCACCAAAAGTCCATCGCGCAAGTCATCGTGCGTTGGGATCTGCAAAACGGTGTGGTCACCATTCCGAAGTCTACAAAAGAGCATCGGATCGTAGAAAACGCGGATGTATTCAACTTCGAATTGTCATCAGAAGACATGGCGAAAATCGATGCATTAAATGAAGGAGTCCGTGTAGGTCCGGACCCGGATAACTTTGATTTTTAA
- a CDS encoding anhydro-N-acetylmuramic acid kinase has protein sequence MDQPARLLDYRSKREHLLIGLMSGTSLDGIDAALVAIRTNGNGEIEDVALREFYYMPYSDDLREWVLNLCSVETARLDQLTAVHYGLSEWYAYAVNQLMQKAGVTAAEVDAVCNHGQTIWHIAGHTPFPGPTGMTEVRASLQIGELSTLAERTGIPVVGNFRARDLAADGEGAPLVPYADYILFRHAEKGRLLQNIGGIANVTVLPAGASIEEVVAFDTGPGNMIMDQVVQIVTEGKLRYDEAGRLAASGVVSQPLLERLMQDPYYQIKPPKSTGREVYGKAFAQELLAEAGKLGLSSPDLIATVTALTATSIAQAYLQFVIPTTKVEEVIVSGGGAHNQTLLRMLQSQLGAGMTITTTQQFGMPDDAKEAVAFAILGHETLMGRPSNVPSVTGAKRAVPLGNICF, from the coding sequence ATGGATCAACCTGCGAGATTGCTAGATTATCGCTCAAAAAGGGAGCATTTGCTCATCGGTCTCATGTCCGGTACCTCATTGGACGGTATTGATGCTGCACTAGTGGCGATCCGCACGAATGGGAACGGCGAGATTGAAGACGTAGCCCTTCGTGAGTTTTATTACATGCCATACTCGGACGATTTGCGCGAGTGGGTCTTGAATCTTTGTAGCGTAGAAACAGCCCGTCTGGACCAACTGACGGCTGTGCATTACGGATTGTCGGAATGGTATGCGTACGCCGTCAATCAGCTGATGCAAAAGGCTGGCGTAACGGCAGCAGAAGTGGATGCCGTATGTAATCACGGACAAACGATCTGGCACATTGCGGGACATACGCCATTTCCAGGACCAACCGGGATGACAGAAGTACGCGCTTCCTTGCAAATCGGTGAGCTGTCTACCTTGGCTGAACGCACTGGCATTCCGGTCGTAGGCAATTTCCGGGCGCGCGACTTGGCAGCTGATGGCGAAGGGGCGCCTCTCGTTCCGTACGCCGATTACATTTTGTTCCGTCACGCCGAAAAAGGTAGACTGCTGCAAAACATCGGTGGAATTGCCAACGTGACTGTTCTCCCAGCAGGCGCCAGCATCGAAGAAGTTGTTGCATTCGATACGGGCCCAGGCAATATGATCATGGACCAGGTCGTCCAGATTGTCACCGAGGGTAAGCTGCGATACGATGAAGCGGGTCGACTGGCGGCTTCTGGAGTGGTTTCCCAACCGCTGCTCGAACGACTGATGCAAGATCCTTACTACCAAATCAAACCACCCAAGAGCACTGGCCGTGAAGTATACGGAAAGGCATTTGCCCAGGAGCTGCTGGCAGAGGCAGGGAAGCTCGGCCTCAGTAGTCCTGACCTGATCGCGACGGTGACGGCTTTGACCGCGACTTCCATCGCACAGGCGTACCTGCAATTCGTAATACCTACAACCAAGGTGGAGGAAGTGATCGTCTCTGGAGGAGGCGCACACAACCAGACACTGCTTCGTATGCTGCAAAGTCAATTGGGGGCAGGAATGACCATCACGACGACACAGCAATTCGGCATGCCGGATGACGCGAAGGAAGCTGTCGCTTTTGCCATTTTGGGTCATGAGACACTAATGGGACGACCATCGAATGTACCGTCAGTGACGGGTGCCAAGAGGGCCGTACCGTTAGGAAATATATGCTTTTAA
- a CDS encoding ABC transporter substrate-binding protein, with the protein MKKRVLAGFFLSLSLMLSACSGGGGTAAPADPAKPQEGQAAAAKTELVVAAEQEPVGYDPHKVPAASSVRVYALIYDSLTKLDENMNIIPNLAEKWEVAPDGKTITMFLHKGVKFHNGKDMTADDVKFTFERIMNPDTGSIAKSYFSSVESIEVKDPTTVVFKLKNADAAFIANTASAYASIVPSGSTDLTKEAIGTGPFKMEKAEPGQYVLLKKNPDYFNKDVPKVETIKFQIMKDEAERLAAIRSGKIDISVVSADSAKLLEGKPGVQVKNYQSLEYSYLGINVNKKPFDNPKVREAISYAVDRNQIVQTVWKGEAALTGPIAPAITNWAVDTATYPTYKTDVEKAKQLLAEAGFPNGFDTQIETAATYPDMVETAQVIQQQLKAIGINAKINQLEWGNYIEVWKSKDMNLMVGRNTSGVDADRSMRFFFSTTGSANVWNYSNPAYDELVAKALATVDQAERKKLYEQAQTMLVADAPNLFLASPKNYYAVRDNIDFTPTAAGEVYSLIKTAIK; encoded by the coding sequence GTGAAAAAACGAGTGTTGGCAGGCTTTTTTCTATCTTTATCCCTGATGCTTTCCGCTTGTTCTGGCGGAGGAGGAACGGCTGCACCAGCTGATCCAGCGAAGCCGCAAGAAGGGCAAGCAGCAGCAGCAAAAACGGAGCTGGTAGTAGCGGCAGAGCAAGAGCCAGTAGGCTATGACCCGCACAAGGTTCCAGCAGCATCCAGCGTGCGCGTGTATGCGCTCATCTATGACAGCTTGACCAAGCTGGATGAGAACATGAACATCATCCCGAATCTGGCTGAGAAGTGGGAAGTCGCTCCAGATGGCAAGACCATTACCATGTTCCTGCACAAAGGTGTGAAATTCCACAACGGCAAAGACATGACAGCAGACGATGTGAAATTCACCTTTGAACGCATCATGAATCCAGACACCGGTTCGATCGCAAAATCGTACTTCTCCAGCGTAGAGTCGATCGAAGTAAAAGACCCAACCACCGTCGTATTCAAGCTGAAAAATGCGGATGCAGCGTTCATCGCAAACACAGCGAGCGCGTATGCTTCTATCGTACCTAGCGGATCGACTGATCTGACGAAAGAGGCAATTGGTACAGGGCCGTTCAAAATGGAAAAAGCTGAGCCTGGCCAATACGTATTGCTGAAGAAAAATCCGGATTACTTCAATAAAGATGTGCCAAAAGTAGAAACGATCAAGTTCCAAATCATGAAGGACGAAGCTGAGCGTCTGGCAGCGATCCGCTCCGGCAAAATCGACATCAGCGTAGTTTCTGCTGATTCCGCTAAGCTTTTGGAAGGCAAGCCAGGGGTTCAAGTGAAAAACTATCAATCTCTGGAGTATAGCTACCTGGGTATTAACGTAAACAAAAAGCCGTTTGACAATCCAAAAGTACGCGAAGCCATCAGCTATGCCGTAGACCGCAATCAGATCGTACAGACAGTATGGAAAGGCGAAGCAGCCCTGACTGGTCCAATCGCCCCTGCTATCACGAACTGGGCAGTAGATACAGCTACGTACCCGACTTACAAAACGGATGTAGAAAAAGCAAAACAATTGCTCGCGGAAGCAGGCTTCCCGAACGGATTTGACACGCAAATCGAAACAGCGGCTACTTATCCAGACATGGTAGAAACCGCGCAAGTAATTCAGCAACAACTGAAAGCAATCGGAATCAACGCCAAGATCAACCAGCTGGAATGGGGTAACTACATCGAAGTCTGGAAGTCCAAAGACATGAACCTGATGGTTGGACGTAACACTTCCGGTGTAGATGCGGACCGTTCGATGCGCTTCTTCTTCTCGACAACTGGTTCTGCCAACGTGTGGAACTATTCCAACCCTGCTTATGACGAGCTGGTTGCAAAAGCATTGGCTACAGTAGATCAAGCAGAACGCAAAAAACTGTACGAGCAAGCACAAACGATGCTGGTAGCAGATGCACCAAACCTGTTCCTGGCTTCTCCAAAGAACTACTATGCTGTACGTGACAACATCGATTTCACACCAACCGCAGCGGGTGAAGTATACTCTCTGATCAAGACTGCGATCAAGTAA
- a CDS encoding ABC transporter permease, whose product MGSYLIKRVASLIPILFGISVLVFTILHLVPGDPASIMLGTNATPEAIAALHKSMGLDQPLITQYFHWIGGMLQGNFGVSVHSGEEILPQIIKRFLITLQLTVFGVLIGWALAIPFGILSAIRAHSKTDIIVRVATLLGISVPNFAIGTLLLLGLSLYFNWFPPIDVVSFWENPVEAFKVFILPAVTMGIVVAAGVMRMTRSAFLETMDKDFIRTARAKGNSQWTIVIGHAFRNSSIPIVTIAGMQIGYLLGGSVIVEQLFSIPGLGQYILEGIYQRDYPVVQGGVLFVALVFVLVNLLIDLIYTWIDPRIKY is encoded by the coding sequence GTGGGATCTTATCTAATCAAACGCGTCGCCAGCCTGATTCCCATCCTGTTTGGCATCTCCGTTTTGGTATTTACCATCCTGCATCTGGTGCCGGGTGATCCTGCTTCCATCATGCTGGGAACAAACGCTACCCCCGAAGCCATCGCCGCGCTGCACAAGAGCATGGGACTGGATCAGCCGTTGATCACGCAGTACTTTCACTGGATCGGCGGAATGCTGCAGGGGAACTTTGGAGTATCTGTTCATTCTGGTGAAGAAATCTTGCCGCAAATCATCAAGCGCTTTTTGATCACGCTGCAGTTGACGGTATTTGGTGTTCTGATTGGCTGGGCGCTCGCCATTCCGTTTGGTATCTTATCCGCCATTCGTGCGCATTCCAAGACAGATATCATCGTCCGCGTTGCTACGCTGTTGGGAATCTCGGTACCCAATTTTGCGATCGGTACTCTTCTTTTGTTGGGCCTTTCACTCTATTTCAACTGGTTTCCTCCGATTGATGTCGTCAGCTTCTGGGAAAATCCCGTGGAAGCCTTCAAGGTGTTTATTCTGCCAGCAGTAACGATGGGCATTGTCGTAGCTGCAGGCGTGATGCGGATGACGAGATCTGCTTTCTTGGAAACCATGGACAAAGATTTCATCCGTACCGCACGTGCAAAAGGGAACAGTCAATGGACCATCGTCATTGGTCACGCTTTCCGTAACTCCTCGATTCCGATCGTGACCATTGCCGGCATGCAGATCGGATACCTGTTGGGCGGATCAGTCATCGTGGAGCAGCTGTTTTCGATACCGGGATTAGGTCAGTACATTTTGGAAGGCATCTATCAGCGGGATTATCCGGTCGTACAGGGAGGCGTGCTATTTGTCGCTCTGGTGTTTGTCCTGGTCAATCTGCTCATCGACCTGATCTATACCTGGATTGATCCGCGTATCAAGTATTGA
- a CDS encoding ABC transporter permease — MSTFRKRFLANKTAVFCSVLLALLCATAALAPVLAPHDPTQMFQEHRMEGSSGEFMLGTDQFGRDLLSRIIYGARVSLVVGVSAVLVSVVFGTLFGLIAGYFGRWVDGFIMRCMDVLFAFPEILLALAIVAALGPGTFNTIMAIGIVNIPIFTRTVRGAVLSIKNLEYVESARAIGASTKRILFLEIFPNVTAPLLVQSSLAISGAILTESALSFLGLGIQPPDPSWGGMISEARRYMELAPGMIIWPCLAMTVTILACNMFGDAVRDILDPRHRGK; from the coding sequence ATGAGCACTTTTCGAAAGCGATTTTTAGCAAATAAAACGGCCGTCTTCTGTTCCGTGTTGCTGGCGCTGCTCTGTGCAACGGCTGCATTGGCGCCGGTGTTGGCACCGCATGACCCGACGCAGATGTTTCAGGAGCATCGGATGGAAGGCAGCTCAGGTGAGTTTATGCTAGGTACGGACCAGTTTGGTCGTGACCTTTTGAGCCGTATTATTTACGGAGCACGCGTTTCACTGGTAGTAGGCGTGTCTGCCGTATTGGTCAGCGTGGTATTTGGGACGCTGTTTGGATTGATAGCTGGTTACTTCGGACGCTGGGTGGACGGTTTTATCATGCGCTGCATGGATGTGCTGTTTGCCTTTCCGGAAATTTTGCTGGCGCTGGCGATTGTCGCGGCGTTAGGTCCGGGTACTTTTAATACCATCATGGCAATCGGGATTGTGAATATTCCCATTTTTACCCGTACTGTCAGGGGAGCTGTCCTCTCCATCAAGAACCTGGAATACGTGGAAAGCGCCCGCGCAATCGGGGCGAGCACGAAACGAATTTTGTTCCTGGAGATCTTTCCAAATGTGACAGCGCCACTTTTGGTGCAATCCTCGTTGGCGATTTCCGGTGCGATTTTGACCGAATCCGCTCTCAGCTTTTTGGGCTTGGGCATCCAACCGCCTGATCCATCATGGGGCGGTATGATTTCAGAGGCTCGCCGTTATATGGAGCTGGCTCCGGGGATGATCATTTGGCCTTGTCTTGCCATGACCGTGACCATTCTGGCTTGCAACATGTTTGGCGATGCCGTTCGCGACATTCTCGATCCGCGTCATCGCGGCAAGTAG